In Primulina huaijiensis isolate GDHJ02 chromosome 6, ASM1229523v2, whole genome shotgun sequence, a single window of DNA contains:
- the LOC140979828 gene encoding polyadenylate-binding protein-interacting protein 7-like isoform X1 yields MCLIWFPLPQGFVKGASIGDKKLGAAKATLNPNAAEFVPFALRPPAVGSSSGDTSSKYITSAAASPGKAMLDRSESSVSNKSDEEAQRYWSHQLPDDITLDFKGMGIDDTQDINSLSPSNLSSTDVNEGSRYSDLTGSSFILTGQKGLSPHSIHGNRFTEKLKHPLSSYEDYPSPTGFHPSLSKPWYKQNVSNDQAISREGPPYNGNSRHGFLADLSNDQSLVDNVEVNPLEFLASQFPGFAAESLGEVYFASGGDLNLTIEILTQLELQVDGGLNQILNPKALSAPNLNALDFPALSAADGQNGLAKFSSEMDPYRSSEKESSLLFKSSSSFPSRGDTDFASVVRRMASQDSSIWKYERSGSAHPSIGSSRSSLLASSHNGGQSRSIYGDRLPNRGSAHASSVWLETGDAVASMYSEIREEARDHARIRNSYFEQARQAYLVGNKALAKELSIKGQLHNMHMKTAHGKAQESIYRQRNPDGQSNGRERMIDLHGLHVSEAIHVLKRELTLMKNTARPAGQCLLAYICVGTGHHTRGSRTPARLPTAVQRYLLEEEGLVYSEPQPGLLRVVIY; encoded by the exons ATGTGTTTGATTTGGTTTCCTTTACCACAGGGCTTCGTAAAG GGAGCTTCCATCGGTGACAAAAAACTTGGTGCTGCAAAAGCAACTTTGAATCCCAATGCTGCCGAATTTGTTCCTTTTGCTCTGAGGCCTCCTGCTGTGGGCAGTAGCAGTGGAGATACCTCATCAAAATATATCACCTCCGCTGCAGCCTCACCAGGAAAAGCTATGTTAGATAGATCAGAATCCTCAGTTTCAAATAAGTCCGACGAAGAAGCTCAGCGGTACTGGAGCCACCAGCTTCCAGATGATATTACTCTTGACTTTAAGGGTATGGGCATTGATGATACTCAAGATATCAACAGCTTGTCACCTTCGAACTTATCCTCAACTGATGTTAATGAAGGGTCAAGATATTCTGATTTGACTGGTAGTAGCTTTATTTTGACTGGGCAGAAGGGATTATCACCCCATTCTATTCATGGCAATAGGTTTACCGAGAAGCTCAAGCATCCTCTCTCTTCCTATGAGGATTACCCATCTCCTACTGGTTTTCATCCTTCACTTTCTAAACCAtggtacaaacaaaacgtcAGCAATGACCAGGCTATTTCAAGAGAAGGACCTCCTTATAATGGAAATTCAAGACACGGTTTTTTAGCTGATTTGTCAAATGATCAATCATTGGTGGATAATGTGGAAGTGAACCCACTTGAATTTCTGGCTTCACAATTTCCTGGTTTTGCTGCAGAAAGTCTTGGAGAGGTGTATTTTGCCAGCGGAGGTGACTTAAATCTGACAATTGAGATACTCACTCAGCTCGAG CTTCAGGTTGACGGGGGCTTGAATCAGATTCTGAATCCAAAGGCCTTGTCTGCTCCAAATCTAAATGCATTGGATTTTCCTGCTCTTTCTGCAGCAGATGGTCAAAATGGTTTGGCAAAATTTAGCAGTGAGATGGATCCATATCGGTCTTCAGAAAAGGAAAGTTCACTACTATTCAAATCCAGTTCCTCCTTTCCGTCGAGAGGGGACACAGATTTTGCTTCTGTTGTAAGAAGAATGGCATCTCAAGATTCTAGCATCTGGAAGTATGAACGAAGTGGTTCTGCACACCCAAGCATTGGGTCGAGTAGAAGTTCGCTACTGGCAAGCTCACATAATGGTGGACAAAGCAGAAGCATTTATGGTGACAGGTTACCAAATCGAGGATCTGCTCATGCATCTTCTGTCTGGCTTGAAACTGGAGATGCTGTTG CAAGTATGTATTCTGAAATTCGGGAGGAAGCTCGTGATCATGCACGCATACGTAATTCATACTTTGAGCAG GCACGACAGGCATACCTAGTTGGTAACAAGGCTTTGGCCAAGGAGTTGAGTATTAAAGGGCAGTTGCATAACATGCACATGAAAACAGCCCATGGAAAGGCTCAAGAATCTATTTATCGTCAAAG GAATCCAGATGGTCAAAGCAATGGAAGAGAGCGAATGATCGACCTACACGGTCTACATGTAAGTGAAGCTATCCACGTGCTCAAGCGGGAACTCACACTAATGAAGAACACGGCCAGGCCTGCAGGCCAGTGTTTGCTGGCTTATATATGCGTTGGCACAGGTCACCACACGAGGGGTTCAAGAACCCCTGCTCGACTTCCCACTGCTGTTCAGCGCTACCTGCTAGAGGAAGAGGGGCTTGTTTACTCTGAGCCACAGCCAGGCCTCCTTCGAGTTGTCATATACTGA
- the LOC140979825 gene encoding uncharacterized transporter C405.03c-like, with translation MGWRYRAGLLLIAAVVIIWVTSAEVTQDIFTDYKQPFAVTYLGASMMVIYLPIAFVKDCICRFLKRRAGKSGQGVNEDSCSPLASPLKYIGGQKMFELEIQESLTRKDSELDLSANEEGHPLVSRHVDDAKNSRNEKEITTKEIATYGFYIAPLWFLTEYFSNAALARTSVASTTVLSSTSGLFTLFVGAFLGQDSLNMSKIVAVFVSITGVAMTTLGKTWATDDSQLNASAGKHSFSGDLFGLLSAMSYGLFTVLLKKFSGEEGERVDVQKLFGYIGLFTLVALWWLVWPLTALGIEPKFTVPHSAKMDEVVIANGLVGSVISDYFWALCVVWTTPLVATLGMSLTIPLAMVADMLIHGRHYSAIYVLGSVQVFAGFVIANLSDWFSKLFGL, from the exons ATGGGGTGGAGGTACAGGGCCGGCCTTCTATTGATTGCAGCTGTTGTCATTATATGGGTTACCTCAGCAGAGGTCACTCAG GATATTTTCACTGACTATAAGCAACCATTTGCCGTGACATATCTGGGAGCTTCTATGATGGTGATATATCTCCCAATAGCATTTGTCAAGGATTGTATATGTAGATTCCTGAAGAGACGGGCAGGCAAAAGTGGTCAAGGGGTGAATGAGGACTCGTGTTCTCCACTTGCCTCTCCTTTAAAATACATTGGGGGACAGAAAATGTTTGAACTGGAAATTCAGGAATCCCTGACTAGAAAAGACAGTGAACTGGATCTGTCTGCCAATGAAGAGGGACACCCTTTGGTTTCCAGACATGTAGATGATGCTAAAAATtctagaaatgaaaaagaaatcACAACCAAGGAAATTGCTACTTATGGATTCTACATAGCCCCGCTTTGGTTTCTCACCGAG TATTTTTCGAATGCTGCTCTTGCTCGTACAAGTGTTGCCAGCACTACAGTTTTGTCTTCTACTTCAGGACTTTTTACTCTCTTTGTTGGTGCTTTTTTGGGCCAAGATTCCTTAAACATGTCAAAGATAGTTGCTGTATTCGTCAGCATCACTGGTGTTGCCATGACAACCTTGGGGAAAACTTGGGCTACCGATGATTCACAACTAAATGCATCTGC TGGCAAACATTCTTTTTCTGGGGATCTTTTCGGCCTTCTATCAGCTATGTCATATGGCCTGTTTACAG TACTGTTGAAGAAGTTTTCTGGAGAGGAAGGGGAAAGGGTTGATGTGCAAAAGTTGTTTGGTTATATTGGATTGTTTACGCTTGTGGCACTCTGGTGGCTTG TGTGGCCATTGACGGCTTTGGGTATAGAACCCAAATTTACAGTTCCTCATTCTGCCAAGATGGATGAAGTTGTTATCGCTAATGGACTTGTTGGAAGCGTTATTTCTGACTATTTTTG GGCGTTATGTGTCGTCTGGACAACACCACTGGTGGCCACATTAGGCATGTCTCTGACCATTCCGCTTGCGATGGTGGCTGATATGTTGATTCATGGGCGTCATTATTCTGCTATATATGTACTTGGTTCTGTTCAG GTATTTGCAGGATTCGTGATTGCCAACCTTTCTGACTGGTTTTCAAAACTTTTTGGCTTATAG
- the LOC140979277 gene encoding probable glycosyltransferase At5g25310 has protein sequence MVKTKSTDGIRVSIVLSAVFSTSIAVVLVLGFYSHKIDGFLRFDSVSGGESRAQIAELIAAAPGRDEFRAVISSEFPFKFNSSAFTNKPIPVRRKNNELEQGLARARAAIRKAASMTNSSVNITKNNSDILLSKIYRNPRAFYRSYMEMERRFKVFVYEEGDVPLVHDGPCKDIYTSEGRFIHEMEHGNNMFRTRNAKAAHVYFMPFSVAWMVKYLYNPNTYEITPLKEFVSDYVKLISTKHPFWNRTQGADHFMLSCHDWGPHATHGNPFLYNTSIRVLCNANSSEGFNPQKDVSLPEIHLYGGSINPKLRLPPKPNIARRYLAFFAGGVHGPVRPILLHYWKGHDNDIQVYEYLPQKEDYYDYMLQSKFCLCPSGYEVASPRIVEAIYAECIPVILSDHYVLPFSDVLRWEAFSIQVELHDIPRLKEILLAVSEERYVELKNGLRGVRKHFILNQPVDRFDVFHMILHSVWLRRLNIRFG, from the exons ATGGTGAAGACGAAGAGTACTGATGGCATCAGAGTATCGATTGTCCTGTCAGCTGTTTTCTCCACATCGATCGCGGTTGTTCTTGTCCTCGGATTTTACTCTCATAAAATCGACGGATTCCTCCGGTTTGATTCAGTTTCGGGAGGTGAATCCAGAGCACAGATCGCAGAGTTGATCGCTGCTGCTCCAGGCCGTGATGAATTCAGAGCTGTGATTTCCTCTGAATTTCCCTTCAAATTCAATTCATCCGCCTTCACCAACAAGCCAATACCAGTT AGgagaaaaaataatgaattggAACAAGGATTAGCTAGAGCAAGAGCAGCAATCAGAAAAGCAGCTTCCATGACCAACTCATCAGTAAATATAACCAAGAACAACAGCGACATTCTTTTAAGCAAAATCTACAGAAATCCCAGGGCATTTTATCG GAGTTACATGGAAATGGAAAGAAGATTCAAGGTTTTTGTGTACGAAGAAGGGGACGTACCACTTGTACACGATGGACCCTGCAAAGATATATACACCAGTGAAGGAAGATTCATACATGAGATGGAGCATGGAAATAACATGTTCAGGACAAGAAACGCAAAAGCTGCTCATGTCTACTTCATGCCCTTCAGTGTTGCATGGATGGTCAAGTACCTGTACAACCCTAATACATATGAAATCACTCCACTCAAAGAATTCGTGTCGGATTATGTGAAACTCATCTCCACTAAACACCCCTTCTGGAATAGAACTCAAGGAGCTGACCATTTCATGCTTTCTTGCCATGACTGG GGGCCTCATGCCACGCACGGAAATCCATTTCTTTACAACACGTCAATTCGTGTCCTATGCAATGCAAATTCTTCAGAAGGATTCAATCCACAAAAAGATGTGTCTCTTCCTGAAATCCATCTCTATGGTGGCAGTATAAATCCTAAACTGCGTCTTCCGCCAAAGCCCAACATTGCAAGACGTTATCTCGCATTCTTCGCTGGTGGCGTTCACGGACCTGTCAGGCCGATCCTTCTCCACTATTGGAAGGGACATGACAATGACATTCAAGTGTATGAATACCTCCCTCAAAAAGAAGATTATTATGATTATATGTTACAATCAAAGTTCTGCTTATGTCCAAGTGGGTATGAAGTGGCTAGTCCTAGAATTGTTGAGGCCATTTACGCTGAATGCATCCCTGTGATACTATCAGATCATTACGTTTTGCCCTTTAGTGATGTTCTGAGGTGGGAGGCATTTTCAATTCAGGTTGAATTACATGATATCCCGCGATTGAAGGAAATATTGTTGGCAGTTTCGGAAGAGAGATATGTAGAGTTGAAGAATGGGTTGAGAGGTGTGAGGaagcattttattttgaatcagCCAGTAGATAGGTTTGATGTGTTTCATATGATTTTGCATTCTGTATGGCTTAGGAGATTAAATATAAGGTttggataa
- the LOC140979828 gene encoding polyadenylate-binding protein-interacting protein 7-like isoform X2: MCLIWFPLPQGFVKGASIGDKKLGAAKATLNPNAAEFVPFALRPPAVGSSSGDTSSKYITSAAASPGKAMLDRSESSVSNKSDEEAQRYWSHQLPDDITLDFKGMGIDDTQDINSLSPSNLSSTDVNEGSRYSDLTGSSFILTGQKGLSPHSIHGNRFTEKLKHPLSSYEDYPSPTGFHPSLSKPWYKQNVSNDQAISREGPPYNGNSRHGFLADLSNDQSLVDNVEVNPLEFLASQFPGFAAESLGEVYFASGGDLNLTIEILTQLEVDGGLNQILNPKALSAPNLNALDFPALSAADGQNGLAKFSSEMDPYRSSEKESSLLFKSSSSFPSRGDTDFASVVRRMASQDSSIWKYERSGSAHPSIGSSRSSLLASSHNGGQSRSIYGDRLPNRGSAHASSVWLETGDAVASMYSEIREEARDHARIRNSYFEQARQAYLVGNKALAKELSIKGQLHNMHMKTAHGKAQESIYRQRNPDGQSNGRERMIDLHGLHVSEAIHVLKRELTLMKNTARPAGQCLLAYICVGTGHHTRGSRTPARLPTAVQRYLLEEEGLVYSEPQPGLLRVVIY, translated from the exons ATGTGTTTGATTTGGTTTCCTTTACCACAGGGCTTCGTAAAG GGAGCTTCCATCGGTGACAAAAAACTTGGTGCTGCAAAAGCAACTTTGAATCCCAATGCTGCCGAATTTGTTCCTTTTGCTCTGAGGCCTCCTGCTGTGGGCAGTAGCAGTGGAGATACCTCATCAAAATATATCACCTCCGCTGCAGCCTCACCAGGAAAAGCTATGTTAGATAGATCAGAATCCTCAGTTTCAAATAAGTCCGACGAAGAAGCTCAGCGGTACTGGAGCCACCAGCTTCCAGATGATATTACTCTTGACTTTAAGGGTATGGGCATTGATGATACTCAAGATATCAACAGCTTGTCACCTTCGAACTTATCCTCAACTGATGTTAATGAAGGGTCAAGATATTCTGATTTGACTGGTAGTAGCTTTATTTTGACTGGGCAGAAGGGATTATCACCCCATTCTATTCATGGCAATAGGTTTACCGAGAAGCTCAAGCATCCTCTCTCTTCCTATGAGGATTACCCATCTCCTACTGGTTTTCATCCTTCACTTTCTAAACCAtggtacaaacaaaacgtcAGCAATGACCAGGCTATTTCAAGAGAAGGACCTCCTTATAATGGAAATTCAAGACACGGTTTTTTAGCTGATTTGTCAAATGATCAATCATTGGTGGATAATGTGGAAGTGAACCCACTTGAATTTCTGGCTTCACAATTTCCTGGTTTTGCTGCAGAAAGTCTTGGAGAGGTGTATTTTGCCAGCGGAGGTGACTTAAATCTGACAATTGAGATACTCACTCAGCTCGAG GTTGACGGGGGCTTGAATCAGATTCTGAATCCAAAGGCCTTGTCTGCTCCAAATCTAAATGCATTGGATTTTCCTGCTCTTTCTGCAGCAGATGGTCAAAATGGTTTGGCAAAATTTAGCAGTGAGATGGATCCATATCGGTCTTCAGAAAAGGAAAGTTCACTACTATTCAAATCCAGTTCCTCCTTTCCGTCGAGAGGGGACACAGATTTTGCTTCTGTTGTAAGAAGAATGGCATCTCAAGATTCTAGCATCTGGAAGTATGAACGAAGTGGTTCTGCACACCCAAGCATTGGGTCGAGTAGAAGTTCGCTACTGGCAAGCTCACATAATGGTGGACAAAGCAGAAGCATTTATGGTGACAGGTTACCAAATCGAGGATCTGCTCATGCATCTTCTGTCTGGCTTGAAACTGGAGATGCTGTTG CAAGTATGTATTCTGAAATTCGGGAGGAAGCTCGTGATCATGCACGCATACGTAATTCATACTTTGAGCAG GCACGACAGGCATACCTAGTTGGTAACAAGGCTTTGGCCAAGGAGTTGAGTATTAAAGGGCAGTTGCATAACATGCACATGAAAACAGCCCATGGAAAGGCTCAAGAATCTATTTATCGTCAAAG GAATCCAGATGGTCAAAGCAATGGAAGAGAGCGAATGATCGACCTACACGGTCTACATGTAAGTGAAGCTATCCACGTGCTCAAGCGGGAACTCACACTAATGAAGAACACGGCCAGGCCTGCAGGCCAGTGTTTGCTGGCTTATATATGCGTTGGCACAGGTCACCACACGAGGGGTTCAAGAACCCCTGCTCGACTTCCCACTGCTGTTCAGCGCTACCTGCTAGAGGAAGAGGGGCTTGTTTACTCTGAGCCACAGCCAGGCCTCCTTCGAGTTGTCATATACTGA
- the LOC140979826 gene encoding ER membrane protein complex subunit 7 homolog produces the protein MAARPSSIFLSMFLLLLPCALGISDKNGEGFSVNGKVRFPGYSATGFGLPAKLSHVKVILNGGQKVTFLRPDGYFSFHNVPAGTHLIEVTAIGYFFSPIRVDVSARNPGKVQAALTETRRALTELVLEPLQEEQYYEIREPFSVMSILKSPMGLMVGFMVIVMFVMPKLVDPEELKRAQEEMGNQGVPSLANFLSGAQQRNN, from the exons ATGGCAGCGCGTCCCTCTTCGATATTTCTGTCGATGTTCTTACTCCTTTTGCCCTGTGCACTCGGGATCTCTGATAA GAATGGAGAGGGATTCAGCGTCAATGGTAAAGTTAGATTTCCAG gataTAGTGCCACAGGATTTGGTCTCCCGGCGAAACTTTCCCATGTCAAAGTCATACTCAATGGTGGCCAGAAAGTTACTTTTTTGAGGCCAGATGGATATTTTTCATT CCATAATGTGCCCGCAGGGACTCATCTTATTGAAGTGACTGCAATAGGATATTTCTTCTCTCCG ATTCGAGTTGATGTCAGTGCCAGGAATCCTGGTAAGGTCCAGGCAGCGTTGACGGAGACCAGAAGAGCATTGACAGAGCTTGTTTTGGAGCCACTGCAAGAGGAACAGTATTATGAG ATAAGAGAACCATTTTCTGTAATGTCCATCTTAAAAAGCCCCATGGGTTTGATGGTTGGATTTATGGTGATTGTGATGTTTGTGATGCCCAAACTTGTGG ATCCTGAAGAACTTAAACGAGCCCAGGAAGAAATGGGAAACCAGGGTGTTCCCTCTCTTGCGAACTTTTTGTCCGGAGCCCAGCAAAGGAACAATTAG